The Streptomyces uncialis genomic interval TCGGTGGACCCCTCGACCGCCGTGCCGGAACCGGAGCAGCACGCGCCTGTCGCCGTCGAGTCCGTCTCGGTGCTCGTCATCGCGTCCTCCGTTTGTCGCCGCAATAAGGGGCATCCACGTAGATGCATACCCCTGGTGGGTATATGATACCGAACTTTCCTGGGTACGGGATGGTAGGCCGGACCCGGTGCCGTACGCGCTGCCCCATGAGCGACACTGGTGGAACGCCGGTTAGCCGTGACTGGATGATGCGCCTAGCATCAGCCTGACCGAAACCACAGCATCCCGAGGACCCCACGTGCGTTTTCGTCTGACCCCCAGGGAGACGAGCTTCTACGACATGTTCGCCGCGTCCGCGGACAACATCGTCACCGGCTCGAAGCTCCTGATGGAACTGCTCGGGGCCGACGCGTCCGGCCGGGCCGAGATCGCGGAACGGATGCGGGCGGCCGAGCACGCCGGGGACGACGCCACACACGCCATCTTCCACCAGCTGAACTCCTCCTTCATCACGCCCTTCGACCGCGAGGACATCTACACCCTCGCGTCCTCCCTCGACGACATCATGGACTTCATGGAGGAGGCCGTCGACCTCGTCGTCCTCTACCAGGTCGAGGAACTGCCGAAGGGCGTCGAGCAGCAGATCGAGGTGCTGGCGCGGGCGGCCGATCTGACGGCCGAGGCGATGCCGCATCTGCGCACGATGGAGAACCTCACGGAGTACTGGATCGAGGTCAACCGGCTGGAGAACCAGGCCGACCAGATCCACCGCAAGCTCCTCGCGCACCTCTTCAACGGCAAGTACGACGCCATCGAGGTGCTGAAGCTGAAGCAGATCGTCGATGTGCTGGAAGAGGCCGCCGACGCGTTCGAGCATGTGGCGAACACGGTGGAGACCATCGCCGTCAAGGAGTCCTGACCCTTCGTGGACACCTTCGCACTGGTCGTGACCATCGGGGTCGCGCTCCTCTTCACGTACACCAACGGGTTCCACGACTCGGCGAACGCGATCGCCACCTCCGTCTCCACCCGGGCGCTGACGCCCAAGGCCGCGCTGGCGATGGCCGCGGTGATGAACCTGATCGGCGCGTTCCTCGGCAGCGGGGTCGCCAAGACGGTCAGCGAGGGGCTGATCGAGACCCCGCACGGCAGCAAGGGCATGGGCATCCTCTTCGCCGCGCTGGTCGGGGCGATCATCTGGAACCTGGTGACCTGGTACCTGGGGCTGCCGTCGTCCTCGTCCCACGCGCTGTTCGGCGGGATGGTCGGCGCGGCGCTCGCCGGGGGCACGGAGGTCATCTGGTCCGGGGTCCTGGACAAGATCGTCATCCCGATGTTCGTGTCGCCGGTCGTCGGCCTGATCGTCGGCTACCTCGTGATGTGCGCGATCCTGTGGATGTTCCGCAAGTCGAACCCCCACAAGACGAAGCGGGGCTTCCGGATCGCGCAGACCGTCTCCGCGGCGGGGATGGCCCTCGGGCACGGGCTCCAGGACGCGCAGAAGACGATGGGCATCGTCGTGATGGCCCTCGTCATCGCCGATGTCCAGGACTCCGGTGACGAGATCCCGGTCTGGGTGAAGATCGCCTGTGCGGTGATGCTGTCGCTCGGTACGTACGCCGGCGGGTGGCGGATCATGCGGACGCTGGGGCGGAAGATCATCGAGCTGGATCCGCCGCAGGGGTTCGCGGCGGAGACGACGGGGGCGTCGATCATGTTCGGGTCCGCGTTCCTGTTCCACGCGCCGATCTCCACGACGCATGTGATCACGTCCGCGATCATGGGTGTGGGGGCGACGAAGCGGGTCAAGGCGGTGCGGTGGGGGGTGGCCAAGAACATCGTTCTCGGCTGGTTCATCACGATGCCGGCCGCTGCGGTGGCGGCAGCCCTGAGCTTCTGGCTGATCCAACTCACCTTCGGCTGAGTGTCCTCCCCCGGGCCCCGGGTCACCCCGAGGTCTGTCCGGCTGGGCGTACCTGTTTCCGTGCGGGTCGGACGGGGGTGCGCAGTTCCCCGCAGGCCGCCTTCGCTTGCGCTTCCGAGGTCTGTCCGGCTGGATGTACTTGTTCCCGTGCGGGTCGGACGTGGGTGCGCAGTTCCCCGCGCCCCTGGGTTGCGCCCCTTGCGGTTCCTGTTCGGCTGCGGGTGGTCCTTGGTTGCTCGCGCAGTTCCCCGCGCCCCTGAGGTGCTGCCCTCTTGCGGTCGCTCTTCGGGTGCGGGTTGGCCCTCGTTTTTGCGCAGTTCCCCGCGCCCCTTAAGGGGCACTCCTCTCCTCGCGCAGTCGCGCTGCTGCGGGAGGGGGTGGGCGGGAATCTCTGCTCGCAGACTCCGATGCTCTTCAGTAGCTCCGCTGGACGTCGTGCCGAGCGTGTCGGATCGAGGACGGAGAATCCCGACCGGCACCGACCCGAAAGACGGCAGAACGCGCCCCAAAGGGGCGCGGGGAACTGCGCGAAAACGACGGGCGACGGCACAGGGACAAGTACGTCCCGCCGGACGGACCTGGGAAGCGCAAGCGAAGGCGACCCGCGGGGAACTGCGCGAAAACGACGAGCGACGGCACAGGAATGAAGTACGTCCAGCCGGACAGACCTGGGAAGCGCAAGCGAAGGCGGCCCGCACAGCAACGAAGTACGTTCAGCCGGACGGACCTCAGAACGCCGCGCGTACCTCGCCGACCGGGACCGGGCCGCCCATGAGGGGGGCCGAACCGACAAGGTCGAGCACCGCGTCCCGTACGCCCGCCATCGACAGCGCACGCGAGAGCACGGGCCCCACAGCCCGCCCCCCACCGTCCTCGATCTTGAACGCCAGCGCCCGCCCGCAGGGCAACGCGACGGCCTGAACCGCCTCCGCGCCCATCTTCGCGAGCGCCCCGGGCACCGCCCGCATCAGCCAGGTGTCGGCCCGCCGCGTCCCGGCGACATACTCCGGGTGCGCCCGCATCGCGTCGGCCACCGCCCGCTCCGCCGACCCCTCGCCGGCCCCGGCGAACGCCCGGAACGCCCGCGCCAGCCCCGTCAGGGACAGCGCGAGCAACGGCGCCCCGCACCCGTCCGTACCGCTCACCGCGACCCGCTCGCCCGCGGCCGTCTCGACCGTCTCCCGTACCAGCAGCTGGAGGGGGTGCGCGGGGTCGAGATAGGAGTCGAGGGGCCAGCCGCGGCGCAGACAGGCCGCGAGCATCGCCGTGTGCTTGCCGGAGCAGTTCATGGTGATCCGCTCACGGACACCCCCGGCCGCCAGATACGCCTCGGCCTCCACCGGGTCCAGCGGCAGGTCCGGTGGGCACCCGAGCTGCCCGGCGGTGAGCCCGTACTCGTCCAGCATCAGGCGGACCAGCGAGAGGTGAAACGATTCGCCGGAGTGGCTGGCGGCGGCGAGCGCGAGCCGTTCCCCGGCGAGGGGGAGCCCGGCCCGCAGGACAGCCGCGGCCTGCATCGGCTTGTTCGCGGAGCGGGGGAAGACGGGCGAGGTGACATCGCCGAGCACCAGCTCGGGCGTCCCGTCCGGGTCCAGCAGGACGAGGCTCCCGCGGTGCCGCCCCTCGACGAAACCGGAACGCACGACCTCGGCGAGCACGGGGGGCGCCGGATCGCCGCCGCCCGCCGGTGTACGGGGCTGGGGACCGGGACCGGGGGTGCTGGTGGGCATGGGCGGGTGGCCTTCCGCGGTGGCCCGCCCCGCGAGGGCCCGGGATCGCCGGGCCCGTCGCGTCAGGCGAGCAGATCGTCTACTTGCGCTTCGCCTTCACGGTACCTGCGGGTGATCTCCGCGCTGCATCCGTCGGCGGTCCGCTGGAGCCGCTGCCGGCGCCCGGAGACCTGCTGCTCGTACTGGACGAGCCTGCTCTTCGCGTCGTGCAGCTCCTTGTCGGTGCGGGCGGCGAGGTCGGACAGTTCGACCTCGCCGAGCATCTCGGCGGCCAGCCGCCGGTACTCCTCGTTGTGGGGGGTGCCCAGTGTGAGGTGCCGGGCGGACGAGCGGTACCGCGCGGGCTGGTCGGTGAGGATCTCGGACAGCCGGTCGACCACGGGCGCCTTGGGCGCGCGGCGCCGGGCGAGTTCGGCGCGCAGGATGTCGATCCGGCCCTGGAGCAGCCGTCGCACATAGCTGAGGTCGGCCTCGTCCCGCTGGGCGTCCCGGCGTACCGCGCGCAGCTCGGGCAGGCTCAGGCCGGGCAGGTCCGGGTCCGGCAGCAGCCGGTCGAGGAGCTGGTTGCCCGCGAGCCGCTGGGCGGGGGGCCGCGCGCCGCCCCGGGTGCCGCCTCTCACCCCGCTTCTGGTCCGCGGGGTCGTCCGGGTCAGTGACACGGGGACAGGCTGCTGCTGCCCGGTACTCGGTGTGCTCATGCGTCCTTACCGTCCCCTCGACCGGCGCGGGCTGCCGCGTCACCAGCATCGTGCCACTCCGAGTGGGCGCTATGTGACCGAGTGCCCCCGATCGGCCCCGGATGGGGGGTTCGGGGGCATGCGTGTGCCCCCGGATGGGCGCTGGAACACGCGGCCGGGGGGTGAGGGCATGATGGGGCGCATGCGAGCGGTGGTGCAGCGGGTGGACGGGGCGGAGGTCGTCGTCGACGGGGTGACCGTCGGGGAGATCGCCGGGGAGGGACTGTGCGTCCTGGTGGGGGTGACCCATGGAGACACGCCCGAGCAGGCGGAGCGGCTGGCCCGCAAGCTGTGGACGCTGCGCGTCCTGAGCGAGGAGCGGTCCTGCTCGGACATGGGCGCCCCGCTGCTGGTGATCAGCCAGTTCACGCTGTACGGGGACGCCCGCAAGGGGCGGCGGCCCACCTGGAACGCGGCGGCGCCCGGCGAGGTCGCGGAGCCGCTGGTGGACGAGGTCGTGGCGCGGCTGCGGGCCCTGGGCGCGACGGTGGCGACGGGCCGCTTCGGCGCGGCGATGCGGGTGTCCCTGACGAACGACGGTCCGTTCACGGTGCTGCTGGACGTATGAGTCCCGTGCCGGGCACGGGACTCATCGTGTCTGCCGCCGGGCGGGCTCAGGGTTCTACGACGGTCTCCTGGGCGGCGGCGGTGCCGTCCGCGACGAGCCGGGCGTCCACGGGGACGTTCCGCTTGACCAGCGCGAGGGCGATGGGCCCCAGCTCGTGGTGGCGGGCGGAGGTGGTGACGAAGCCGAGCTTGCGTCCGTCGGGGCCGTCGTCGGCGAGCCGCAGTTCGGTGCCGCGCGGCGGCAGGTGCACCTCGCTGCCGTCGAGGTGCAGGAACACCAGCCGCCGCGGGGGCTTGCCGAGGTTCTGCACCCGGGCCACGGTCTCCTGGCCCCGGTAGCAGCCCTTCTGGAGGTGCACGGCGGACCCGATCCAGCCCAGCTCGTGGGGGATGGTCCGGTGGTCGGTCTCGAAGCCGACCCGCGGCCGGTGGCCCTCCACCCGCAGCGCCTCGTACGCGAGAAGGCCGACCGCGGGCCCGTACCGTCCGTCCTCGGTGAGCGCGGCGAGGTCCGCGCGGGGCAGGAACAGATCGCGGCCGTGGGGGGTCTCGCGGACGGCGACCCCTTCGGGCACGGGGGCGATGGAACCGGCGGGCAGATGCACGACGGCGGTGTCGGCGGTGCGGTCGGCGACCTCGGCCCGGTAGAAGAACTTCATCGACTCCAGATACGCGACGAGCGCGTCCTGGGTGCCGGGCTCCACATGGGCCCATACGGTCGTGCCGTCGTCGACGAGGTACAGCGCGTGTTCGATATGGCCGTTCGCGGAGAGGATCAGCGCTTCGGTGGCCTGGCCGGGCGGCAGCGCGCTCATGTGCTGGGTGAGCAGCAGATGCAGCCAGCTCAGCCGGTCCTCACCGGTGACGGTGACGACACCGCGGTGGGAGAGGTCGACGAATCCGGTCCCGCCGGCGAGGGAGCGCTGTTCGCGGAACAGATCGCCGTAGTGGCCCGCGACGCCTTCGTCCACGCCCTCCGCGGAGACGGCACCGGGCAGCGACAACAAGGGGCTCTTCATATCCACTCAGGGTACGACCCCTGGGCGCCGCGGTTCATTCCCCGCCGTCGGCTGCGCCGGTCCGGCCGCCGTTCCCGCCGCTCTGCTCGGTGTCCTGCGCGGCGCTCTGCCCGGCGTGGGCGCGGGCGCACCGCTCGCAGCGGCCGAAGATCGCGAAGTGCTTCATATCGGTCTCGAAGCCGAAGGTGTCCCGCAGCTTGGCGGTGAACTCCCCGGCGACGGTGACGTCCGCCTCGATGACGCCGGAGCAGTCCCGGCACACCAGATGGATGTGGTGGTGGCGGTCCGCGAGGTGGTAGGTCGGCGCCCCGTGCCCGAGGTGGGCATGGCTGACCAGCCCCAGCTCCTCCAGCAGCTCCAGGGTCCGGTACACCGTGGAGATGTTGATCCCGGACGCGGTCTTGCGCACCTCGCACAGGAGGTCGTCGGGGGTCGCGTGCTCCAGGGTGTCGACAGCCTCCAGCACCAGCTGACGCTGCGGCGTCAGGCGGTATCCGCGGCGCCTCAGATCGGTCTTCCAGTCGGTGCTCACCACGCGTCCAGTGTAAGCAGCGGCGGCGCGGTCACGGCCCGGACGGAGGATTTCCGGCCCCGGGCGGGACGACGGGAACGGCCCCGGTACGGGTACCGGGGCCGTGGGCGTCGTCGGGGCGGTGCGGGCCGGACCGCTTGGCGGGCTACTTGAAGAAGGCGATGCCGTCGTCCGGGAGGTCGCCCAGGTCCTTCGCCCATTCGGCGACGTCCTCGGGGCTGACGACCTTCTTGAGGTGGGCCGACATGTAGGGGCGCAGCGGGACGTCGGGCGTCTGCTTCTCGCCGACCCACATGAGGTCGCTCTTGACGTAGCCGTACAGGCGCTTGCCGCCGGTGTAGGGGCCGGAGGCGGCGGTACGGGCGACGGCGTCGGTGACGATGTCGATCTGGGGCTTCTTGTCGGCGAGCTCGCCGTACCAGACCTCGACCACACCGTCGTCGCGGACCATGGTGACCTCGACCTTGCGGTCGGCGTCGATCCGCCAGAAGCCGGACTCCGACTCCAGGGGCTTCACCTTGTTGCCGTCGTTGTCCAGGATCCACGTGTGGGAGTGGTACTCCAGGAAGTCCCGCCCGTCGTGGGTGAAGCTGACCTCCTGGCCGAAGTTGGCCTTCTCGGCCCCGGGGAAGTCGGTGACGCCCGCGCCCGCCCAGTTCCCGAGCAGGAACACGAGGGGGACGACGTCTTTGTGCAGGTCGGACGGGATCTGGATCATGTGCGATCGGCTTCCTGGGTGGGGGTCAGCGCTGGCCCTGGTAGAGCTTCTTCACGGCGAGTCCGGTGAAGGCGAGGACGCCGACGCAGACGAGGACGAGAAGAGCTTCGAAAAAGATGACCACGGGGTGCTCCTCGGTGGGCAAGGGTGAGCGGTGCAGAGCCGGGCCCAGTTTAGTGTGCGGGCGCCGGGCGCTCGCGGCGAGGTCGGCGGACGGGTGGCGGCCGTGCGGCGGGGACCGGCGGGGACCGGCGGCGCGGGGCGCGCCTACGATGCGGTCATGGCGAAGAAGCTCGTGATCAAGGTGACGGCCGGGGCGGACTCGCCCGAGCGGTGCTCCCAGGCGTTCACGGTGGCGGTGGTGGCCGTCGCCAGCGGGGTCGAGGTGTCGATGTGGCTGACGGGTGAGTCGGCGTGGTTCGCGCTGCCGGGCCGGGCTGCGGAGTTCGAGCTTCCGCACGCGGCGCCGCTGCCCGAGCTGATCGAGGGCATCCTGGCGGGCGGCAGTCTCACGCTCTGCACCCAGTGCGCGGCCCGGCGTGACATCGCGCCGGCGGATGTGATCGACGGGGTGCGGATCGCGGGAGCGCAGGTCTTCGTCCAGGAGTCCCTCGCCGACGACACCCAGGCCCTCGTGTACTAGCCGGGCGGGGGTGGCGACGGGCCGGGGGCTCACTTCTTCCCGTCGAGTTCGTCCCACCACTTGTCGGACTGGGGGTCGCCGGAGGGGTCGTCCCACCAGCGGTCGTCGGGGCCCCGGCGGTTCGCCATGATCGCGGCTATGGGCGGGATGACCATCGCGACCAGGCACATCACCACGGCCGCCGGTACGGACCACAGGCGCACCACCGACCACGCCAGGACGAAGAGCACCACGCACGTGCCCATCATGGCGAAGTACACATGACGCCTGCGCGCGTACATACCTCCAGCGTACGACCGGGCGCCCGCACGGGCCCTGTCGCGACGGGTCCGGTGCCGGGCCGTCCGGTCGGGGGGAACGGGCCCGGAAAAGCGCCCGGAGGGCCGTACCCCCGGTCAAGTGGCGTCCAACCCCCTGGGGCACGGCCCTCCGGGCCGTCCTGTCGCGCGTCGTCGTCAGACGGCGATCGCGACCTCGGCGAGTCCGCCGGTCTGCGCGACCACGGTGCGGTCGGCGGAGCCGCCGGGCACCAGCGCGCGGAGGGTCCAGGTGCCCTCGGCGGCGTAGAAGCGGAACTGACCGGTCGCCGAGGTGGGCACCTCGGCCGTGAACTCGCCGGTCGAGTCCAGCAGCCGGACGTAGCCG includes:
- a CDS encoding DUF47 domain-containing protein, producing the protein MRFRLTPRETSFYDMFAASADNIVTGSKLLMELLGADASGRAEIAERMRAAEHAGDDATHAIFHQLNSSFITPFDREDIYTLASSLDDIMDFMEEAVDLVVLYQVEELPKGVEQQIEVLARAADLTAEAMPHLRTMENLTEYWIEVNRLENQADQIHRKLLAHLFNGKYDAIEVLKLKQIVDVLEEAADAFEHVANTVETIAVKES
- a CDS encoding inorganic phosphate transporter; this translates as MDTFALVVTIGVALLFTYTNGFHDSANAIATSVSTRALTPKAALAMAAVMNLIGAFLGSGVAKTVSEGLIETPHGSKGMGILFAALVGAIIWNLVTWYLGLPSSSSHALFGGMVGAALAGGTEVIWSGVLDKIVIPMFVSPVVGLIVGYLVMCAILWMFRKSNPHKTKRGFRIAQTVSAAGMALGHGLQDAQKTMGIVVMALVIADVQDSGDEIPVWVKIACAVMLSLGTYAGGWRIMRTLGRKIIELDPPQGFAAETTGASIMFGSAFLFHAPISTTHVITSAIMGVGATKRVKAVRWGVAKNIVLGWFITMPAAAVAAALSFWLIQLTFG
- a CDS encoding asparaginase, translating into MPTSTPGPGPQPRTPAGGGDPAPPVLAEVVRSGFVEGRHRGSLVLLDPDGTPELVLGDVTSPVFPRSANKPMQAAAVLRAGLPLAGERLALAAASHSGESFHLSLVRLMLDEYGLTAGQLGCPPDLPLDPVEAEAYLAAGGVRERITMNCSGKHTAMLAACLRRGWPLDSYLDPAHPLQLLVRETVETAAGERVAVSGTDGCGAPLLALSLTGLARAFRAFAGAGEGSAERAVADAMRAHPEYVAGTRRADTWLMRAVPGALAKMGAEAVQAVALPCGRALAFKIEDGGGRAVGPVLSRALSMAGVRDAVLDLVGSAPLMGGPVPVGEVRAAF
- a CDS encoding RsiG family protein gives rise to the protein MSTPSTGQQQPVPVSLTRTTPRTRSGVRGGTRGGARPPAQRLAGNQLLDRLLPDPDLPGLSLPELRAVRRDAQRDEADLSYVRRLLQGRIDILRAELARRRAPKAPVVDRLSEILTDQPARYRSSARHLTLGTPHNEEYRRLAAEMLGEVELSDLAARTDKELHDAKSRLVQYEQQVSGRRQRLQRTADGCSAEITRRYREGEAQVDDLLA
- the dtd gene encoding D-aminoacyl-tRNA deacylase encodes the protein MRAVVQRVDGAEVVVDGVTVGEIAGEGLCVLVGVTHGDTPEQAERLARKLWTLRVLSEERSCSDMGAPLLVISQFTLYGDARKGRRPTWNAAAPGEVAEPLVDEVVARLRALGATVATGRFGAAMRVSLTNDGPFTVLLDV
- the ygfZ gene encoding CAF17-like 4Fe-4S cluster assembly/insertion protein YgfZ, whose protein sequence is MKSPLLSLPGAVSAEGVDEGVAGHYGDLFREQRSLAGGTGFVDLSHRGVVTVTGEDRLSWLHLLLTQHMSALPPGQATEALILSANGHIEHALYLVDDGTTVWAHVEPGTQDALVAYLESMKFFYRAEVADRTADTAVVHLPAGSIAPVPEGVAVRETPHGRDLFLPRADLAALTEDGRYGPAVGLLAYEALRVEGHRPRVGFETDHRTIPHELGWIGSAVHLQKGCYRGQETVARVQNLGKPPRRLVFLHLDGSEVHLPPRGTELRLADDGPDGRKLGFVTTSARHHELGPIALALVKRNVPVDARLVADGTAAAQETVVEP
- a CDS encoding Fur family transcriptional regulator gives rise to the protein MVSTDWKTDLRRRGYRLTPQRQLVLEAVDTLEHATPDDLLCEVRKTASGINISTVYRTLELLEELGLVSHAHLGHGAPTYHLADRHHHIHLVCRDCSGVIEADVTVAGEFTAKLRDTFGFETDMKHFAIFGRCERCARAHAGQSAAQDTEQSGGNGGRTGAADGGE
- a CDS encoding FABP family protein, coding for MIQIPSDLHKDVVPLVFLLGNWAGAGVTDFPGAEKANFGQEVSFTHDGRDFLEYHSHTWILDNDGNKVKPLESESGFWRIDADRKVEVTMVRDDGVVEVWYGELADKKPQIDIVTDAVARTAASGPYTGGKRLYGYVKSDLMWVGEKQTPDVPLRPYMSAHLKKVVSPEDVAEWAKDLGDLPDDGIAFFK
- a CDS encoding DsrE family protein; amino-acid sequence: MAKKLVIKVTAGADSPERCSQAFTVAVVAVASGVEVSMWLTGESAWFALPGRAAEFELPHAAPLPELIEGILAGGSLTLCTQCAARRDIAPADVIDGVRIAGAQVFVQESLADDTQALVY
- a CDS encoding DUF3099 domain-containing protein translates to MYARRRHVYFAMMGTCVVLFVLAWSVVRLWSVPAAVVMCLVAMVIPPIAAIMANRRGPDDRWWDDPSGDPQSDKWWDELDGKK
- a CDS encoding DUF1416 domain-containing protein, with the translated sequence MCGAQVGGPDASTIKPGETTIQGQVTRDGEPVTGYVRLLDSTGEFTAEVPTSATGQFRFYAAEGTWTLRALVPGGSADRTVVAQTGGLAEVAIAV